The following are from one region of the Oreochromis aureus strain Israel breed Guangdong linkage group 1, ZZ_aureus, whole genome shotgun sequence genome:
- the LOC116321185 gene encoding immunoglobulin superfamily containing leucine-rich repeat protein 2-like gives MAAAYILFFTLWTSTAFTTGLICPQLCTCLVKYGRLFADCSYKELDEVPEGFPPSVATISLSANKISVLLLGTFDNVTRLISLWMSHNEIVSIEQGTFVPLVHLQNLDISHNKIVDFPWEDLQNLTGLYMLKMNHNEMVSLPVDAFSNLKDLKSLRLNNNRFVTIAEGTFEGLLSLSHLQIYNNPFTCTCSLDWFRVWISTTTISLTEHSPITCATPEKFKGMEIRKLSETKCTSPNVTVWTESDNAQFYEGSKLVLTCEFKGNPKPLVLWSIHSKSRKQELALLFTEEGSAESSEDSSVSYESDSVKVFNNGTLLVSNLRKEDGGNYSCSATNELGRAEDSVLVEVMALALAPTPTKQMSTVPTYTKTNPSARQETDKASVFNSVQRKKIMSIIPTHPPTADSVSEPNEDLTKYLSSKCGLTTNTSYISSPVSNGSLDDIKYTFDFGVIALGVSETQATVRLNPLLMARQKGNQAADGTSDSKEHHGIPDISEKAPSNGLYLCVTADLKHSAVQWSKIKDGVNSYQFSGLRPGTNYSLCLTYRGEDCEVHVLFTTRRKVPNLLIIISVSICLLTVSTVPLLGATCFHLVYKYRSKTYKLILKAKDQYHMERNLTTNFNIYAPHTESLKKIDSSQLDEEEDETESGDGDKEADTEESVVTDSFTLSQCRGNLDDCEVGSEYSDRLPLGAEAVNITTNYKYPNQ, from the coding sequence aTGGCAGCTGCATACATCCTCTTCTTCACTTTGTGGACCTCCACAGCCTTCACCACAGGACTGATCTGCCCTCAACTCTGCACCTGCTTGGTTAAATACGGCCGTCTCTTTGCAGATTGCTCTTACAAGGAGCTAGATGAAGTCCCAGAGGGTTTTCCTCCCAGTGTTGCGACCATTAGTCTCTCTGCTAATAAAATCAGTGTACTACTTCTGGGGACATTTGACAATGTCACCAGATTGATTTCCTTGTGGATGTCACACAATGAGATTGTGTCCATTGAACAGGGGACGTTTGTGCCTTTGGTTCATCTGCAAAACTTAGACATCAGCCACAATAAAATAGTAGACTTTCCTTGGGAGGATCTACAGAACCTCACAGGACTGTATATGCTGAAGATGAATCACAATGAGATGGTCAGCCTGCCGGTGGACGCCttctccaacctgaaagatctGAAGTCTCTTCGGCTCAACAATAACAGATTTGTTACCATAGCTGAAGGAACATTTGAAGGTTTGCTGTCTTTGTCACATTTGCAGATTTATAATAATCCATTCACTTGCACCTGTTCCCTGGACTGGTTCAGAGTTTggatttcaacaaccaccatcTCACTCACTGAGCACAGCCCCATCACTTGTGCAACACCAGAGAAATTTAAAGGAATGGAGATCAGGAAACTGTCCGAGACAAAATGTACAAGCCCCAATGTCACAGTATGGACTGAGTCAGATAATGCACAATTCTATGAGGGCAGCAAACTGGTCTTGACTTGTGAATTCAAAGGAAACCCAAAACCACTGGTTCTGTGGAGCATTCACAGCAAAAGCCGAAAACAGGAGCTGGCTTTGTTGTTCACTGAGGAGGGCTCTGCAGAATCCAGCGAGGACTCCTCGGTGTCCTACGAGTCAGATTCAGTCAAAGTCTTTAATAACGGCACACTTCTCGTTTCAAACCTCAGGAAGGAAGATGGGGGCAACTACAGCTGCTCTGCCACAAATGAGCTTGGAAGAGCGGAGGATTCGGTTTTAGTGGAGGTGATGGCGCTGGCGCTGGCACCAACACCCACGAAGCAAATGAGCACAGTACCCACTTACACTAAAACAAACCCATCTGCACGCCAGGAAACAGACAAAGCATCtgtttttaattctgtgcagagaaaaaaaatcatgagcATCATACCCACTCACCCACCTACTGCAGACAGCGTTTCCGAACCTAATGAGGATTTAACAAAATATCTATCTAGCAAATGTGGCTTGACGACTAATACGAGCTATATTTCAAGCCCTGTCTCAAACGGGAGCCTAGATGACATCAAATACACGTTTGACTTTGGTGTGATTGCATTAGGAGTGTCAGAAACACAGGCAACAGTGCGACTCAATCCTCTTCTTATGGCCAGACAAAAGGGCAACCAGGCAGCTGATGGCACCTCTGACAGCAAAGAGCACCACGGCATTCCAGATATCTCAGAAAAAGCCCCTTCAAATGGCTTGTATTTGTGCGTCACCGCGGACCTAAAACATTCCGCCGTGCAGTGGTCGAAGATCAAGGATGGCGTCAATTCGTATCAGTTCAGCGGTTTGCGACCGGGCACCAACTATTCCCTCTGCCTGACCTACAGAGGGGAGGACTGTGAGGTCCACGTGCTGTTCACCACCAGAAGGAAGGTGCCAAACCTTCTCATCATCATCTCAGTCAGCATCTGCCTCCTAACCGTGTCCACTGTGCCTCTGCTCGGGGCTACGTGCTTCCACCTGGTGTACAAGTACCGCAGCAAGACCTACAAGCTAATCCTGAAGGCCAAAGACCAGTACCACATGGAGAGGAACCTCACCACCAACTTCAACATCTACGCACCTCACACCGAGTCTCTGAAGAAGATTGATAGCAGCCAGCTGgatgaagaggaagatgagACGGAGAGCGGAGATGGGGACAAGGAGGCCGATACGGAAGAGAGTGTGGTGACCGACTCATTTACTTTGTCTCAGTGCAGGGGGAATTTGGACGACTGTGAGGTGGGATCTGAGTACAGTGACAGGCTGCCTCTGGGAGCTGAAGCAGTGAATATTACAACTAATTACAAATATCCCAATCAGTAA